One window of Futiania mangrovi genomic DNA carries:
- a CDS encoding transglutaminase-like domain-containing protein: MTGPTEIHTDETVPPGAASLAATRFIDADNPKVRAFAAEHAGEGTDLERAIRLYYAVRDGIRYDPYRITLTAEGLRGSSCLEKGYGFCITKAAFLAAVARAAGIPARLGFADVRNHLATPRLLELMKTETFYYHGYVSLWLEGRWVKATPAFNIELCERFGVVPLEFDGREDSIMHPFDTAGRRHMEYLKEHGLFEDLPYEAIVETFRTHYPMLVAGQAPQGDFHAEATAARQG, encoded by the coding sequence ATGACCGGCCCTACCGAAATCCACACCGACGAGACGGTCCCGCCGGGGGCTGCCAGCCTCGCGGCTACCCGCTTCATCGACGCAGACAACCCGAAGGTCCGGGCCTTCGCGGCAGAGCACGCGGGCGAAGGGACCGACCTCGAACGTGCGATCCGGCTCTACTATGCCGTGCGCGACGGGATCCGCTACGACCCCTACCGCATCACGCTGACGGCGGAGGGCTTGCGCGGGTCGTCGTGCCTGGAGAAAGGGTACGGCTTCTGCATCACGAAGGCGGCGTTCCTTGCCGCCGTCGCACGTGCGGCCGGGATCCCCGCGCGTCTCGGCTTCGCCGACGTGCGCAACCACCTGGCGACGCCGCGGCTGCTCGAGCTGATGAAGACCGAGACCTTCTACTACCATGGCTATGTCAGCCTCTGGCTCGAGGGCCGCTGGGTGAAGGCGACGCCTGCCTTCAACATCGAACTGTGCGAGCGCTTCGGCGTCGTGCCGCTGGAATTCGACGGGCGCGAGGATTCCATCATGCACCCGTTCGATACGGCCGGGCGGCGGCACATGGAATACCTGAAGGAGCACGGCCTCTTCGAGGATCTGCCCTACGAGGCCATCGTCGAGACGTTCCGCACGCACTACCCGATGCTGGTGGCGGGCCAGGCGCCTCAGGGCGACTTCCATGCCGAGGCGACCGCCGCCCGCCAGGGCTGA
- a CDS encoding BCCT family transporter: MTDTPDLTPEGQAAVIETDYEVGQDNIQTQIGPFGLDIHNPVFLISGLTIIAFVVFTLALQQEAADFFGWLRPAITSTFDWFFLLSANIFVVLCLILIVSPLGKVRIGGTEATPDYSYTGWFAMLFAAGMGIGLMFFGVSEPISHYTSSVAEGAGSPDSWAPLAGAAGNELEARRLGMAATIFHWGLHPWAIYAIVALALAIFAYNKGLPLSVRSIFYPIFGERVWGWTGHVIDTIAVFATLFGLATSLGFGAEQANSGLNFLFGVPVSDASKVVLITAITGVALLSVIAGLDAGVKRLSEINMVLAALLLIFVVLVGPTVAILTGFVANLGAYAEYLPALSMPFGREDANFSQGWTSFYWAWWISWSPFVGMFIARVSRGRTVREFIVCVLLIPSLVSVFWMTAFGGTAISQIVNDGYQAVADADLELKLFVMLDALPLAMITSIIGIVLVIVFFVTSSDSGSLVIDTITAGGKVDAPVPQRVFWAVFEGLVAIALLLGGGLGSLQAAAVSTGLPFTALLLLACYAIVKGLMSEPRGK; this comes from the coding sequence ATGACCGATACACCGGACCTTACCCCGGAAGGGCAGGCTGCCGTCATCGAGACCGACTACGAGGTCGGCCAGGACAACATCCAGACGCAGATCGGGCCGTTCGGGCTCGACATCCACAACCCGGTCTTCCTGATCTCCGGCCTGACGATCATCGCGTTCGTCGTGTTCACACTCGCCCTGCAACAGGAAGCGGCGGACTTCTTCGGCTGGCTCAGGCCTGCCATCACATCGACCTTCGACTGGTTCTTCCTGCTGTCGGCGAACATCTTCGTCGTGCTCTGCCTGATCCTGATCGTCTCGCCGCTCGGCAAGGTTCGCATCGGCGGCACGGAGGCGACGCCCGACTATTCCTACACCGGCTGGTTCGCCATGCTGTTCGCGGCGGGCATGGGCATCGGCCTGATGTTCTTCGGCGTGTCGGAGCCGATCTCCCACTATACCTCGTCGGTCGCCGAGGGCGCGGGTTCGCCCGACAGCTGGGCACCGCTGGCGGGCGCCGCCGGCAACGAGCTCGAGGCGCGACGCCTCGGCATGGCGGCGACGATCTTCCACTGGGGGCTGCATCCCTGGGCGATCTACGCGATCGTGGCGCTCGCGCTCGCCATCTTCGCCTACAACAAGGGCCTGCCTCTGTCGGTCCGGTCGATCTTCTATCCCATCTTCGGCGAGCGGGTGTGGGGCTGGACCGGCCACGTCATCGACACGATCGCCGTCTTTGCGACCCTGTTCGGCCTTGCGACCTCGCTCGGCTTCGGCGCGGAGCAGGCAAACTCGGGCCTCAATTTCCTGTTCGGCGTGCCCGTATCGGACGCCTCGAAGGTCGTCCTCATCACCGCCATCACCGGCGTCGCCCTGCTCTCGGTCATTGCGGGCCTCGACGCCGGCGTGAAGCGGCTGTCGGAGATCAACATGGTGCTGGCGGCGCTGCTGCTGATCTTCGTCGTGCTGGTCGGCCCGACGGTCGCGATCCTCACGGGGTTCGTCGCCAACCTGGGAGCTTATGCCGAGTATCTGCCAGCGCTCTCGATGCCGTTCGGGCGTGAGGACGCGAACTTCTCGCAAGGCTGGACGTCCTTCTACTGGGCGTGGTGGATTTCCTGGTCGCCGTTCGTCGGCATGTTCATCGCGCGCGTCAGCCGCGGCCGCACGGTGCGGGAGTTCATCGTCTGCGTGCTTCTGATCCCGTCGCTCGTCTCGGTGTTCTGGATGACGGCGTTCGGCGGCACGGCGATCAGCCAGATCGTCAACGACGGTTATCAAGCCGTTGCGGACGCCGACCTGGAACTCAAGCTCTTCGTGATGCTCGATGCCCTGCCGCTGGCGATGATCACCTCGATCATCGGCATCGTGCTCGTGATCGTGTTCTTCGTCACCTCGTCGGACTCCGGCTCGCTGGTGATCGACACCATCACGGCCGGCGGAAAGGTCGACGCGCCGGTACCGCAGCGCGTCTTCTGGGCGGTGTTCGAGGGCCTGGTCGCGATTGCCCTGCTGCTCGGCGGGGGACTGGGATCCCTGCAGGCCGCCGCGGTCTCGACCGGCCTGCCGTTCACGGCGCTTCTGCTGCTCGCCTGCTATGCGATCGTCAAGGGCCTGATGAGCGAGCCTCGCGGAAAGTAG
- a CDS encoding universal stress protein, with the protein MYRRIMVPVDLTHIESLDKALNTAADLAKHYDIPMCLVGVTAAAASPVAHTPAEYASRLAAFGTDQSKQRGIEIETKAYTSHDPAIDLDKTLMGAIEELDADLVVMASHIPGVPDHIFASNAGYLAAHAGCSVFVIR; encoded by the coding sequence ATGTACCGAAGAATTATGGTCCCCGTGGACCTGACACACATTGAGAGCCTGGATAAGGCACTCAATACAGCAGCCGATCTTGCCAAACATTATGACATCCCGATGTGCCTGGTCGGCGTGACTGCGGCCGCGGCAAGCCCGGTCGCGCATACGCCGGCGGAATATGCCAGCAGGCTTGCCGCGTTCGGCACCGATCAGTCGAAGCAGCGGGGCATCGAGATCGAGACGAAGGCCTACACCAGCCACGACCCGGCGATCGACCTCGACAAGACCCTGATGGGCGCGATCGAGGAACTGGACGCCGATCTCGTGGTCATGGCCTCGCACATCCCAGGCGTCCCGGATCACATCTTCGCGTCGAACGCGGGTTACCTCGCCGCCCACGCGGGCTGCTCCGTATTCGTGATCCGCTGA
- a CDS encoding glutathione S-transferase family protein yields the protein MITLWGRANSINVQKVLWTCEELGLEIVRHDVGGPYGGTDTPEYRAMNPNGLVPTLQDGDVTVWESNAVVRYLAARYGAGSLWPEDPGVRAAADKWMDWQLSTVQPHQRTLILQVVRTPPEKRDKAAVAAAMSGAAQALELLEGAFGDGPFVAGTGLTIADIALGPVMHRFVALDVPRPRLPKLEAWYARLTDRPGFARHVMPPLS from the coding sequence ATGATCACGCTTTGGGGACGGGCCAATTCGATCAATGTGCAGAAGGTCCTCTGGACCTGCGAGGAACTGGGGCTGGAGATCGTGCGTCACGACGTGGGCGGCCCCTATGGCGGAACCGATACGCCCGAGTACCGGGCAATGAATCCGAACGGCCTCGTACCAACGCTTCAGGACGGCGACGTGACGGTCTGGGAGTCGAACGCGGTCGTGCGCTACCTCGCGGCCCGTTATGGCGCCGGGTCGCTCTGGCCGGAGGATCCGGGCGTGCGCGCCGCTGCCGACAAGTGGATGGACTGGCAGTTGTCCACGGTCCAGCCCCACCAGCGCACCCTGATCCTGCAGGTGGTCCGCACGCCGCCCGAAAAGCGCGACAAGGCAGCCGTCGCCGCCGCCATGTCGGGCGCCGCGCAGGCACTTGAACTGCTGGAGGGCGCTTTCGGCGACGGCCCCTTCGTGGCCGGTACCGGCCTGACCATCGCCGACATCGCACTGGGGCCGGTGATGCACCGCTTCGTTGCGCTCGACGTTCCACGACCCCGATTGCCGAAACTCGAGGCCTGGTACGCACGCCTGACGGACCGGCCGGGCTTCGCCCGCCACGTCATGCCGCCTCTCAGCTAG